From a single Streptomyces liliifuscus genomic region:
- a CDS encoding DUF397 domain-containing protein, protein MREYDLSNTCWRKSTYSDDNGGECLEVADGVPGVVPVRDSKVADGPVLLVGADAWLAFVGGLGR, encoded by the coding sequence ATGCGCGAGTACGACCTGAGCAACACCTGCTGGCGCAAGAGCACCTACAGCGACGACAACGGCGGCGAATGCCTCGAAGTAGCCGACGGAGTCCCCGGTGTCGTGCCCGTGCGGGACAGCAAGGTCGCGGATGGGCCCGTCCTGCTGGTCGGTGCCGACGCGTGGCTCGCCTTTGTCGGGGGGCTCGGGCGGTGA
- a CDS encoding DUF1266 domain-containing protein, with translation MAIWIWKRRRRKAARKYPVPLTMHQLWMVSLSAPVNRDRDASRTTLYPFTRIDDDKAGRWLADQWEITSRDELVGRLDGLARTGYRAGARRRLGVEPLAWDAGLYVDITRRGFACGMLGEADAWTALKNIVPAVVRSYASWNEYAEHYLLGRMVWRDNLVGTPDAPAPQAVSDAHLKSLLDPANRASPWNMAPWHAISHPDRTR, from the coding sequence ATGGCGATATGGATATGGAAACGTCGCAGGCGGAAGGCCGCGCGCAAGTACCCCGTTCCGCTCACCATGCACCAGTTGTGGATGGTGTCGCTCAGCGCGCCGGTGAACCGTGACCGGGACGCCTCACGGACGACCCTGTACCCGTTCACCCGCATCGACGACGACAAGGCCGGGCGCTGGCTGGCCGACCAGTGGGAGATCACCTCGCGTGACGAACTGGTCGGCCGGCTCGACGGCCTCGCCCGGACCGGCTACCGCGCCGGCGCCCGGCGGCGGCTCGGCGTCGAGCCCCTGGCGTGGGACGCGGGTCTGTACGTCGACATCACCCGCCGCGGCTTCGCGTGCGGGATGCTCGGCGAGGCCGACGCGTGGACCGCGCTGAAGAACATCGTGCCGGCGGTGGTGAGGTCGTACGCCTCCTGGAACGAGTACGCCGAGCACTATCTGCTCGGCAGGATGGTCTGGCGGGACAATCTTGTGGGCACCCCGGACGCACCCGCCCCGCAGGCCGTCTCGGACGCCCATCTGAAGTCCCTGCTGGACCCCGCGAACCGGGCCAGCCCCTGGAACATGGCGCCCTGGCACGCGATCAGCCACCCCGACCGCACCCGCTGA
- a CDS encoding isoprenyl transferase, whose protein sequence is MVVRGILGRQRREYKTPEPHPSGARSPKLPGELIPNHVACVMDGNGRWAKERGLPRTEGHRVGEGVVMDVLKGCLELGVKNLSLYAFSTENWKRSPEEVRFLMNFNKDVIRRRRDEMDELGIRIRWVGRMPKLWKSVVQELQIAQEQTQKNDAMTLYFCVNYGGRAELADAAKALAADVAAGKLDPDKVTEKTIQKYLYYPDMPDVDLFLRPSGEQRTSNYLIWQSSYAEMVFQDVLWPDFDRRDLWRACVEYASRDRRFGGAVPNEDLLAMEEGMRGRPEGA, encoded by the coding sequence ATGGTGGTACGCGGGATCCTGGGGCGCCAGCGCCGCGAGTACAAGACGCCGGAGCCGCACCCGTCCGGCGCCCGCTCGCCCAAGCTGCCCGGCGAGCTGATCCCGAACCACGTGGCGTGCGTGATGGACGGGAACGGCCGCTGGGCCAAGGAGCGCGGGCTGCCGCGCACCGAGGGGCACCGGGTCGGAGAGGGCGTCGTCATGGACGTCCTCAAGGGGTGTCTGGAGCTGGGCGTCAAGAACCTCTCGCTGTACGCCTTCTCGACGGAGAACTGGAAGCGGTCGCCCGAGGAGGTCCGCTTCCTGATGAACTTCAACAAAGACGTCATCCGGCGCCGCCGCGACGAGATGGACGAGCTCGGCATCCGGATCCGCTGGGTCGGCCGCATGCCCAAGCTGTGGAAGTCCGTCGTCCAGGAACTCCAGATCGCCCAGGAGCAGACGCAGAAGAACGACGCGATGACGTTGTACTTCTGCGTCAACTACGGCGGTCGCGCCGAACTCGCCGACGCGGCGAAGGCGTTGGCCGCGGATGTCGCCGCCGGGAAGCTCGACCCGGACAAGGTCACCGAGAAGACCATCCAGAAGTACCTCTACTACCCGGACATGCCGGATGTCGATCTGTTCCTGCGCCCGAGCGGGGAGCAGCGCACCTCCAACTACCTGATCTGGCAGTCCAGTTATGCCGAGATGGTCTTCCAGGACGTCCTGTGGCCCGACTTCGACCGGCGCGATCTGTGGCGTGCGTGCGTGGAGTACGCGTCGCGGGACCGCCGCTTCGGCGGAGCCGTCCCGAACGAGGACCTTCTGGCGATGGAAGAGGGCATGCGGGGGCGCCCCGAAGGGGCCTGA
- a CDS encoding metal ABC transporter permease has protein sequence MNLEILDYAFMQRALLAAVLVGITAPAVGIYLVQRRQALLGDGIGHVAMTGVGLGFLLSWSPVWMATAVSVVGAILMELIRWYGKTRGDIALAMLFYGGMAGGVMFINLAPGGSNANLTSYLFGSLSTVSEEDVTAICLLAAFVVLVTVGLRRQLFAVSQDEEFARVTGLPVRALNLLTAVTAAVTVTVAMRVVGLLLVSALMVVPVAAAQQLSRSFAATFAISVAIGVSVTIGGTATSYYQDVPPGATIVLLTIGVFILLTALATPLARRRARAAAQAAAQEAGDPAECAIPATRTPPGKVGV, from the coding sequence ATGAACCTCGAAATCCTCGATTACGCCTTCATGCAGCGGGCCCTGCTCGCCGCGGTCCTCGTCGGCATCACCGCGCCCGCCGTCGGCATCTACCTCGTGCAGCGCCGCCAGGCCCTGCTGGGCGACGGCATCGGCCATGTCGCGATGACCGGCGTCGGCCTCGGCTTCCTGCTCTCCTGGTCCCCGGTGTGGATGGCCACGGCCGTCTCCGTGGTCGGCGCGATCCTGATGGAACTGATCCGCTGGTACGGGAAGACGCGCGGCGACATCGCGCTGGCGATGCTCTTCTACGGGGGCATGGCGGGCGGTGTGATGTTCATCAACCTCGCGCCCGGCGGCTCCAACGCCAACCTGACCTCGTATCTCTTCGGCTCGCTCTCCACGGTGTCGGAGGAGGACGTGACGGCGATCTGCCTCCTGGCCGCCTTCGTCGTGCTCGTGACGGTCGGGCTGCGGCGGCAGCTGTTCGCGGTGAGCCAGGACGAGGAGTTCGCGCGGGTCACCGGGCTGCCGGTGCGCGCCCTGAACCTGCTCACGGCCGTCACCGCGGCGGTCACCGTCACGGTTGCCATGCGGGTCGTCGGCCTGCTGCTGGTCTCCGCGCTGATGGTGGTGCCGGTGGCCGCCGCGCAGCAGCTCAGCCGCAGTTTCGCCGCCACCTTCGCGATCTCCGTGGCCATCGGCGTCAGCGTGACGATCGGCGGCACGGCGACCTCGTACTACCAGGACGTGCCGCCCGGCGCGACGATCGTCCTGCTGACCATCGGCGTGTTCATCCTGCTCACGGCGTTGGCGACACCACTGGCCCGGCGCAGGGCGCGGGCCGCCGCGCAGGCCGCGGCCCAGGAGGCCGGCGATCCGGCGGAGTGCGCGATTCCGGCCACGCGCACACCCCCCGGAAAGGTCGGCGTCTGA
- the recO gene encoding DNA repair protein RecO: MSLFRDDGVVLRTQKLGEADRIITLLTRGHGRVRAVARGVRRTKSKFGARLEPFSHVDVQFFARGSELIGRGLPLCTQSETIAPYGGGIVADYARYTAGTAMLETAERFTDHEGEPAVQQYLLLVGGLRTLAQGEHEPHLILDAFLLRSLAVNGYAPSFNDCAKCGMPGPNRFFSVAAGGSVCVDCRVPGSVVPSAGALELLGALLTGDWATADACESRYVREGSGLVSAYLHWHLERGLRSLRYVEK, translated from the coding sequence ATGAGCCTGTTCCGCGACGACGGCGTTGTCCTGCGCACCCAGAAGCTGGGTGAGGCGGACCGCATCATCACGCTGCTCACTCGCGGTCACGGGCGCGTGCGGGCCGTCGCTCGGGGCGTCCGGCGGACCAAGTCGAAGTTCGGGGCGCGGCTCGAACCCTTCTCCCACGTCGACGTGCAGTTCTTCGCACGCGGGAGCGAGCTGATCGGCCGCGGGCTGCCCCTGTGCACGCAGAGCGAGACGATCGCTCCGTACGGTGGCGGGATCGTCGCCGACTACGCGCGGTACACCGCCGGGACGGCCATGCTGGAGACCGCCGAGCGGTTCACCGACCACGAGGGCGAGCCGGCCGTGCAGCAGTATCTGCTGCTGGTGGGCGGGCTGCGGACGCTCGCGCAGGGCGAGCACGAGCCGCACCTCATCCTCGACGCCTTCCTGCTGCGCTCCCTCGCCGTCAACGGCTACGCGCCGAGCTTCAACGACTGCGCGAAGTGCGGCATGCCGGGACCGAATCGGTTCTTCTCGGTCGCCGCGGGAGGTTCCGTCTGCGTCGACTGCCGGGTGCCCGGCAGCGTCGTACCCTCGGCGGGGGCCCTCGAACTGCTCGGCGCACTGCTGACGGGGGACTGGGCGACCGCGGACGCCTGCGAGTCGCGGTACGTCCGGGAGGGCAGCGGTCTGGTGTCGGCCTATCTGCACTGGCACCTGGAGCGCGGACTGCGCTCGCTGCGGTACGTGGAGAAATAG
- a CDS encoding Fur family transcriptional regulator, with product MTTAGPPVRGRSTRQRAAVAAALDEVDEFRSAQDLHDMLKHKGDSVGLTTVYRTLQSLADAGEVDVLRTSDGESVYRRCASGDHHHHLVCRVCGKAVEVEGPAVEKWAEAIASEHGYVNVAHTVEIFGTCAECAARG from the coding sequence GTGACGACCGCTGGACCGCCCGTTCGGGGCCGTTCCACCCGGCAGCGTGCCGCCGTGGCGGCGGCGCTCGACGAGGTGGACGAGTTCCGCAGCGCCCAGGACCTGCACGACATGCTCAAGCACAAGGGCGACTCCGTCGGGCTGACCACGGTGTACCGCACGCTGCAGTCCCTTGCCGACGCGGGCGAGGTCGATGTTCTGCGCACGTCGGACGGCGAGTCCGTGTACCGCCGCTGTGCGAGCGGCGACCACCATCACCACCTGGTGTGCCGGGTGTGCGGCAAGGCTGTCGAGGTGGAGGGGCCCGCTGTCGAGAAGTGGGCGGAGGCCATCGCCTCGGAGCACGGCTATGTGAACGTGGCTCACACGGTGGAGATCTTCGGAACCTGCGCGGAGTGCGCTGCGCGCGGCTAG
- a CDS encoding helix-turn-helix domain-containing protein, with protein MANGSRQAAWEFFGTELKRRREDAGLTQVDLGHRVFVSGGYIGQFEQAIRKPQLDVAKRIDEILQTDGFFERLWRKLIDDRRYAEYFAEVVELERTATKISTFAPTLVPGLLQTPAYTRAVMLAGNPFVTDEYIKEKVTARRERAQLLDGTTKPEYWSILHEHVLKIPVGGAEVMAEQLDHIAQLVHRRAVLVQVLPYSVGAYPLMGRMVQLMEFEDAPPTAYTEAVYSGNLLDDPALVKRVQGTYDLLRAAALPPEASQALIESAAEDHRRCASTT; from the coding sequence ATGGCCAATGGTTCGCGGCAGGCTGCTTGGGAGTTCTTCGGGACGGAGCTGAAGAGGCGCCGCGAGGATGCCGGGTTAACCCAAGTGGACTTGGGTCATCGCGTTTTTGTGTCGGGCGGCTACATCGGGCAATTCGAACAGGCCATTCGGAAACCGCAGTTGGATGTGGCGAAGAGGATCGACGAGATCCTACAAACCGACGGCTTTTTCGAGCGCCTCTGGCGAAAGCTCATCGATGACCGACGGTATGCGGAGTATTTCGCGGAGGTTGTGGAGCTGGAACGGACGGCGACGAAGATCTCCACGTTCGCGCCGACGCTGGTGCCGGGCCTATTGCAGACACCGGCATACACCCGCGCGGTGATGCTGGCGGGCAACCCGTTCGTCACCGACGAGTACATCAAGGAGAAGGTGACAGCTCGCAGGGAGCGGGCGCAGCTGCTGGACGGCACTACAAAGCCCGAGTATTGGTCGATCCTGCACGAGCACGTCTTGAAGATCCCGGTCGGCGGCGCCGAGGTGATGGCCGAGCAACTCGACCACATCGCCCAACTGGTCCACCGGCGGGCAGTCCTGGTGCAGGTGCTGCCGTACTCAGTGGGGGCGTACCCCCTCATGGGCCGCATGGTGCAGCTCATGGAGTTCGAGGACGCGCCGCCAACTGCCTATACAGAAGCGGTGTATTCAGGGAACCTGCTGGACGACCCGGCCCTGGTTAAGCGGGTGCAGGGGACATACGATCTGCTCAGGGCCGCCGCGCTGCCGCCGGAGGCGTCCCAGGCCCTGATCGAATCGGCGGCGGAGGACCACAGACGATGCGCGAGTACGACCTGA
- a CDS encoding metal ABC transporter substrate-binding protein, which yields MNVRRRLVTGTAVTAATALGLGLLSACSSESNAADGNSGKLDVVASFYPLQFIAERIGGDHVSVSTLTEPGQEPHDLEISAKQTAQLQESDVALYLKNLQPSVDDAVAQSEIKTKIDAATLTSLEKHGNEVGGHAAEHDDHEGEEGAGEDPHIWLDPVKYAEVAEGVGKAFEKADPDNAADYKKNTAALVKKLDGLNTQFEDGLKNTRTKVFITTHAAFGYLAERYGLTEEAINGLDPESEPSANRVKDLEKMAKADGVSTVFYETLVSDKTAKTIAADADLKTDVLDPIEGITKKSRGDDYFQVMESNLKALQSALGAK from the coding sequence ATGAACGTACGACGACGTCTTGTAACCGGCACCGCGGTCACCGCGGCCACCGCCCTGGGTCTCGGGCTCCTCTCCGCCTGCTCGTCCGAGTCCAACGCGGCCGACGGCAACAGCGGGAAGCTCGACGTCGTGGCGTCGTTCTACCCGTTGCAGTTCATAGCCGAGCGAATAGGCGGCGACCACGTCAGTGTGAGCACGCTGACCGAGCCCGGCCAGGAGCCGCACGACCTGGAGATCAGCGCCAAGCAGACCGCGCAGCTCCAGGAGTCGGACGTGGCCCTCTATCTGAAGAACCTCCAGCCCTCCGTCGACGACGCGGTCGCCCAGTCCGAGATCAAGACGAAGATCGACGCGGCCACCCTCACCAGCCTGGAGAAGCACGGCAACGAGGTCGGCGGCCACGCGGCCGAGCACGACGACCACGAGGGCGAGGAAGGCGCCGGCGAGGACCCGCACATCTGGCTCGACCCTGTGAAGTACGCCGAGGTCGCCGAGGGTGTGGGCAAGGCCTTCGAGAAGGCCGACCCGGACAACGCGGCGGACTACAAGAAGAACACCGCGGCCCTGGTGAAGAAGCTGGACGGCCTCAACACACAGTTCGAGGACGGCCTCAAGAACACCAGGACGAAGGTCTTCATCACCACGCACGCCGCCTTCGGCTATCTCGCCGAGCGCTACGGCCTCACCGAGGAGGCCATCAACGGCCTGGACCCGGAGAGCGAGCCCAGCGCCAACCGCGTCAAGGACCTTGAGAAGATGGCCAAGGCCGACGGCGTCTCCACGGTCTTCTACGAGACCCTCGTCAGCGACAAGACCGCGAAGACCATCGCCGCGGACGCGGACCTCAAGACCGATGTGCTCGACCCGATCGAGGGCATCACGAAGAAGTCCCGCGGCGACGACTACTTCCAGGTGATGGAGTCCAACCTCAAGGCGCTGCAGTCGGCACTGGGCGCGAAGTGA
- a CDS encoding metal ABC transporter ATP-binding protein, producing MKDGGTRDEPGASAVISLRGVTAELGSRPVLRGIDLTVNRGEVVALLGANGSGKSTAVRTVIGQVPVTAGEVELFGTPRRRFRDWSRVGYVPQRTTAAGGVPATVTEVVSSGRLSRARFGVLRKADREAVQRAIALVGLADRAKDSVNALSGGQHQRVLIARALAAGPELLIMDEPMAGVDLASQEVLAETLREQVAQGTSVLLVLHELGPLEPLINRAVVLRDGCVMHDGPPPQALGQHALPGHDHVHPHAAHDAEPIRTGLLS from the coding sequence ATGAAGGACGGCGGCACGAGGGACGAGCCCGGCGCGTCGGCTGTCATATCCCTGCGCGGTGTGACGGCCGAGCTCGGCTCGCGCCCCGTCCTGCGCGGTATCGACCTCACCGTGAACCGCGGTGAGGTCGTCGCGCTGCTCGGCGCCAACGGCTCCGGCAAGTCGACGGCCGTCCGTACGGTCATCGGTCAGGTCCCGGTGACCGCCGGTGAGGTCGAGCTGTTCGGCACCCCGCGGCGCCGCTTCCGCGACTGGTCGCGCGTGGGTTACGTACCGCAGCGCACGACCGCCGCCGGCGGGGTGCCCGCGACGGTGACCGAGGTGGTGTCCTCCGGGCGGCTGTCCCGTGCCCGCTTCGGTGTCCTGCGCAAGGCCGACCGCGAGGCGGTCCAGCGGGCCATCGCCCTGGTCGGCCTCGCGGACCGTGCCAAGGACTCGGTGAACGCGCTGTCCGGCGGGCAGCACCAGCGCGTACTCATCGCCCGTGCCCTCGCCGCCGGGCCCGAGCTGCTGATCATGGACGAGCCGATGGCGGGCGTGGACCTGGCCAGCCAGGAGGTTCTCGCGGAGACCCTGCGCGAGCAGGTCGCCCAGGGCACCTCCGTCCTGCTCGTCCTGCACGAACTGGGACCGCTGGAGCCGCTGATCAACCGCGCGGTCGTGCTGCGCGACGGCTGCGTCATGCACGACGGCCCGCCCCCGCAGGCGCTCGGCCAGCACGCGCTGCCCGGCCACGACCACGTACATCCCCACGCGGCTCACGACGCCGAACCGATCCGGACGGGACTGCTGAGCTGA